In Burkholderia contaminans, the following proteins share a genomic window:
- a CDS encoding aspartate kinase, which produces MALIVHKYGGTSMGSVERIKNVAKRVAKWHQAGHQMVVVPSAMSGETNRLLGLAKEISSQPSPRELDMIASTGEQVSVGLLSIALQEIGVEAVSYAGWQVPIKTDSAFTKARIHSIDDERVKADLNAGKVVIITGFQGVDPDGHITTLGRGGSDTSAVAVAAALGAEECLIYTDVDGVYTTDPRVVEEARRLDRVTFEEMLEMASLGSKVLQIRSVEFAGKYQVKTRVLSSLTDPLIALDEEMRSGTLITFEEDETMEKAVISGIAFQRDEARIAVMGVPDKPGIAYQILGPVADANVDVDMIIQNQSVQGKTDFTFTVGRGDYQKAMDILTNQVKGHVSAEHVQGDPKVSKVSVVGVGMRSHVGVASKMFRTLSEEGINIQMISTSEIKISVLIDEKYMELAVRALHKAFELDQAS; this is translated from the coding sequence ATGGCACTCATCGTACACAAATACGGCGGCACTTCGATGGGCTCGGTCGAGCGCATCAAGAACGTCGCGAAACGCGTCGCAAAATGGCATCAGGCCGGGCACCAGATGGTAGTCGTGCCTTCGGCGATGTCCGGCGAAACCAACCGTCTGCTCGGTCTTGCGAAAGAGATTTCGAGCCAGCCGAGCCCGCGCGAGCTCGACATGATCGCGTCGACCGGCGAGCAGGTCAGCGTCGGCCTGCTGTCGATCGCGCTGCAGGAAATCGGCGTCGAGGCCGTGAGCTACGCCGGCTGGCAAGTGCCGATCAAGACCGACAGCGCGTTCACGAAAGCGCGCATTCACTCGATCGACGACGAACGCGTGAAGGCCGATCTGAATGCAGGCAAGGTCGTGATCATCACGGGCTTCCAGGGCGTCGATCCGGACGGCCACATCACGACGCTGGGCCGTGGCGGCTCGGATACGTCGGCAGTGGCGGTCGCGGCCGCGCTGGGTGCCGAAGAGTGCCTGATTTATACGGACGTCGACGGCGTCTACACGACCGATCCGCGCGTCGTCGAAGAGGCGCGCCGCCTCGATCGCGTGACGTTCGAGGAAATGCTGGAAATGGCCAGCCTCGGCTCGAAGGTCCTGCAGATCCGCTCGGTCGAATTCGCCGGCAAATACCAGGTGAAGACGCGTGTGCTGTCGAGCCTGACCGATCCGCTGATTGCGCTCGACGAAGAAATGCGCTCGGGCACCCTGATTACTTTTGAAGAAGACGAGACCATGGAAAAGGCAGTCATTTCCGGCATCGCGTTCCAGCGCGACGAAGCACGCATTGCTGTGATGGGCGTGCCCGACAAGCCGGGCATCGCGTATCAGATCCTCGGCCCGGTCGCGGATGCGAACGTCGACGTCGACATGATCATCCAGAACCAGAGCGTCCAGGGCAAGACCGACTTCACGTTCACGGTCGGCCGTGGCGACTACCAGAAGGCGATGGACATCCTCACCAACCAGGTGAAGGGCCACGTGAGCGCCGAGCACGTGCAGGGCGACCCGAAGGTGTCGAAGGTGTCGGTCGTCGGCGTCGGCATGCGTTCGCACGTGGGCGTCGCGAGCAAGATGTTCCGCACGCTGTCGGAAGAGGGCATCAACATCCAGATGATCTCGACGTCCGAAATCAAGATTTCGGTGCTGATCGACGAGAAATACATGGAGCTGGCTGTCCGCGCGCTGCACAAGGCATTCGAACTCGACCAGGCATCGTGA